In one window of Gossypium hirsutum isolate 1008001.06 chromosome A01, Gossypium_hirsutum_v2.1, whole genome shotgun sequence DNA:
- the LOC107917521 gene encoding uncharacterized protein, translating to MHLFLSLLLLSEMTLLFALVFSSSKLRELITKMLDKIVEGKGGAISLPVVATLTVVFISMVYDAKGIWTEDVVLNAADEVLMVNLVLKATLMGFALYLALLTYGFHKYIKGSRPWEAAKEKN from the exons ATGCATCTCTTCTTGTCTCTGCTTCTTTTATCTGAAATGACTCTTCTTTTTGCGCTTGTCTTCAGTTCTTCTAAGCTAAGGGAACTGATAACGAAGATGTTAGACAAAATAGTAGAAGGGAAAGGTGGTGCGATTTCATTGCCTGTTGTGGCAACTTTGACTGTTGTTTTCATCTCCATGGTATACGATGCGAAAGGGATATGGACAGAAGATGTTGTTCTTAATGCTGCCGATGAGGTTCTAATGGTGAATCTAGTTCTAAAAGCAACCCTAATGG GGTTTGCTTTATACCTTGCACTGCTTACATATGGATTCCACAAATATATCAAAGGATCAAGACCATGGGAGGCTGCTAAAGAGAAGAATTAA